CATACGGGCGTAAAAGCCGGAGAGGTCGACGGAGTCGGCGCCGGGGACGGGCCAGTGCGCCAGGTCGAAGTCCGCTGCCGTGCCCTGTGCGGTGAGCGTGCCGGTGGCGTGCTTGGTCCATGGCGCCTTGGCGGGGGCCTGTTCCGGGCGGGAGTGGACCGTGAGCATGCGGCGGCCGGTGCCGTCCGGTTCGTCGACGACGACGCGCAGGTCGCGGCCCTCGGTGAGGGTGAGCGCGGTGTGCAGGGTCAGCTCCTCGACCAGGCCGCAGCCCGTCGCGTCCCCCGCGCGGATCGCCAGTTCGGCGAGGGCGGCGCCCGGCAGCACCACGGTGCCGAGGACGGTGTGGTCGGCGAGCCAGGGGTGGACGGCCGTGGAGAGCCGGCCGGTGAGTACGATCCGGTCGGTGTCCGGCAGTTCCACCAGCACGCCCGCGAGGGGGTGTTCGGCGGAAGTGAGACCGGCCGCTTCGACATCGCCTGCCGGGGTGTCCGCGTCCAGCCAGTAGCGGGTGCGCTGGAAGGCGTACGTCGGCAGATCGGTGCGCTCGGCGCCGGTGCCGGCGAAAACGTCGGTCCAGCGCGGGGCGATGCCGCGGACGAACAGCCGCGTCAGGGCCGTGGTCACGTTGGTGACCTCCGGGCGGCCGGCGCGCAGGGCGGGCGCCAGTTCGGCGGTGCCGGTCAGGCCCTCCCGGGCCATGGCGCACAGCACCGTGTCCGGGCCGAGTTCCAGGTAGCCGGTGACGCCGTCGCCCTCCAGCCATCGGACCGCGTCATGGAAGCGGACCGCCTCGCGTGCCTGCCGCACCCAGTACACGGGAGTCGCCATCTCGGGTGCGGGCTCGCCGGTGACCGTGGAGACGACGGAGGTGTGCGGCTCGTGGTAGCCGAGTTTGGCCGCGATCTCCGCGAACTCGGTGAGCATGGGCTCCATGAGCGCGGAGTGGAAGGCGTGGCTGACGCGCAGCCGCTTGGTGCGGCGGCCACGCTCGGCCCACAGGTCGGTGACGGCCTGGACGGCGGCTTCCTCGCCGGAGACGACGACCGACGTCGGCCCGTTGACGGCCGCGACGCAGACGCGTTTTCCGAATGGGGCAAGCGTCGGCAGGACTTCTGCCTCGGTCGCGGCGACGGCCGCCATCGCGCCGCCGGCCGGCAGTTCCTGCATGAGCCGGCCGCGGGCCGCCACCAGCGTGGCCGCGTCGTCGAGCGAGAACACCCCGGCGACATGCGCGGCGGCGAGTTCACCGACCGAGTGTCCGGCGAGGTGGTCGGGGCGCAGCCCCCAGGACTCCGCCAGCCGGTACAGCGCGACCTCCACCGCGAACAGGGCGCACTGCGTGTAGCGGGTCCGGTCGAGCAGGGCCGCCTCCTCGCTGCCCGGCTCGGCGAACAGCACGCGGAGCAGCGGACGGTCGAGCCACCGGTCCAGGGCCTCGCAGGTCTCGTCGAGCGCGCGGGCGTAGACGGGGTACGCGTCGTACAACTCGCGTCCCGCGCCGGGGCGCTGCGAGCCCTGCCCGGCGAAGAGGACGGCGAACCGTCCCTCGGCCGCCGTGCCGCGCACCGCGCAGGGGTGCGTGCCGTCGGATGTCGTCAGGTTCTCCAGGGCCTGGATCAGGTCGTCCCGGTCGCCGGTGACCACCGCGGCACGGTGGGTGAGGGCGGCGCGAGTGGTGGCGAGGGAGTACGCGACGTCCGCGAGAGGGGTCTTCGGGCGCTCGCGCAGGAGGGCGCTCAGCCGGGCGGCCTGGGCGCGCAGGGCGGGTGCGTCGTGTGCGGAGAGGACGAACGGCATGACCTCACGGCCGGCCGCGCGGCCCTCACCGGTGGCGGTGGCGGGCCTGGCCGGGGCGGTCGGGGCGGCGTCGGGCGCCTCCTCGACAATGACGTGCGCGTTGGTGCCGCTGATGCCGAAGGATGACACGCCGGCGCGTCGGGGTTCGGCGCTGCGCTCCCAAGGGCGCGCCTCCTCCAACAGCTTCACGGCGCCCGCGGACCAGTCCACGTGCGGGGTGGGCGCGTCCACGTGCAGGGTCTTGGGCAGCACGCCGTGCCGCATGGCCATCACCATCTTGATGACGCCGGCGACGCCCGCGGCGGCCTGGGTGTGGCCCATGTTGGACTTCACCGAGCCAAGCCACAGCGGTTTGTCCTGCGGACGGTCCTGGCCGTACGCGGCGAGCAGCGCCTGCGCCTCGATGGGGTCGCCGAGGCGGGTGCCGGTACCGTGTCCTTCCACCGCGTCCACCTGGGCCGCCTTCAGCCCCGCTCCGGCGAGCGCCTGGCGGACCACACGCTGCTGGGACAGGCCGTTGGGCGCGGTGAGGCCGTTGCTGGCGCCGTCCTGGTTGATCGCGCTGCCGCGGACCACGCCCAGCACGGGATGCCCGTTGCGGCGGGCATCGGAGAGGCGCTCCAGCAGCAGGAGTGCGGCACCCTCGCCCCAGCCGGTGCCGTCGGCGGCGGCGGCGAAGGGCTTGCAGCGGCCGTCGGCGGACAGGCCGCGCTGCCGGCTGAAGTCGATGAAGGTGTCCGGGGTGGACATCACCGTCACGCCACCCGCGAGCGCGAGCGAGCACTCGCCGGTGCGCAGCGCGTGGGCGGCCCAGTGCAGGGCGACCAGGGAGGAGGAGCAGGCCGTGTCGATGGTGACGGCCGGTCCCTCAAGGCCGAGGACGTAGGCGATGCGCCCGGAGACGACGCTGCCGAGGCTGCCGTTGCCGATGAACCCTTCCATGTCGCTGGGGACGTGGGTCAGCCGGGTGGCGTACTCGTGCGTCATGACGCCCGTGAACACGCCGGTCTGGCTGTGCCGGGCGGACGCCGGGTCGATGCCCGCGCGCTCCAGGGCCTCCCAGGCCAGTTCCAGCACGATCCGCTGCTGCGGGTCCATGGCCAGGGCCTCTCGCGGGCTGATGCCGAAGAAGTCCGGGTCGAAGTCGGCGGCGTCGTAGAGGAATCCGCCCTTGCGGGTGTACGTGTGGCCGGGGCGGCCCGGGTCGGGGTCGTAGATCTTGCCGGTGTGCCAGCCGCGGTCCTCGGGGAAGTCCGCGATGACGTCACGGCCCTCGGCGATGATCTGCCACAGTTCCTCGGGGGTGGTGACGCCGCCGGGATAGCGGCAGCTGATCGAGACGATCGCGATCGGATCGTCGTCCGTGACCGGGGTCGCGGCGGGAGCCGTCCGCGGGGCCGGGGCGGGAGTCGCGGCGGGGCCGGCCAGGCGTTCGTCGAGGAAGTCGGCGACGGCGCGCGGGGAGGGGTGGTCGAAGACCAGGGTCGCCGGGAGGCGCAGGCCGGTGGCGGAGTTGAGGCGGTTGCGCAGTTCGACGGCCGCCAGGGAGTCGAATCCGGCGTCGGTGAAGGCCCGTCGCGGTTCGACGGCGGTGGGTCCGTCGTGGCCGAGCACGGCGGCGGTGTGGGTGCGGACCAGGTCGAGCAGCGCGTGCTCGCGTTCGGCCGCCGCAAGTCCGGCGAAACGGCCGGCCGCGGTGGCGGCCGGGGCGTCGGCGGTCCGCGCGGCCGGGAGGTCGGCCGGGGCGGACGCCGACACCGTCCGGCGGACGGGGCGGACCAGGCCGCGCAGGACCGGCGGCACCGCCTCGCCGCGGCCCCGCAGGGCGACCATGTCGAGGCGGGTCGGCACGGCGGCAGCCACGTCACCGGCCACGGCGGTGTCGAACAGGGCCAGGCTCTCCTGCGGTGACAGCGGAGCCAGGCCGGAGCGTTCGATGCGGGCCAGGTCGGCGGGCGAGAGCAGACTGCCGAGGCCCGCGTCACCGGTCCACAGTCCCCAGGCCAACGAGGTGGCCGGGCGGCCCTGGGCGTGCCGCAGTGCGGCGAGCGCGTCGAGGAAGGTGTTGGCGGCCGCGTAGTTGCCCTGTCCGGCTGCGTCCACCAGGCCGGCGCTGGACGAGAACAGTACGAAGGCGCGCAGGTCGAGGTCCTGGGTGAGGTCGTGCAGGTGCCAGGCCGCGTCGGCCTTGGGACGAAGCACGGTGTCCAGCCGCTCGGGGGTCAGCGCGGTGATCACACCGTCGTCGAGTACGGCGGCAGTGTGGACGATCCCGGTCAGCGGGTGCTCAGCGGGGATGCCTGCCAGCAGCCGGGCCAGCGCCTCCCGGTCGGCGACGTCGCAGGCGGCGAAGGTCACCTCGGCACCCGACTCGGCCAGGTCGGCGCGGAGTTCGGCGGTGCCGGGCGCGTCGGCCCCGCGGCGGCCGGCCAGCAGCAGGTGGCGTACGCCGTGCCGGGAAGTCAGGTGGCGGGCGACGAGGCCGCCGAGGCCGCCCGTGCCGCCGGTGACGAGCACGGTGCCGTCGGCCGACCAAGGGGCGGGGGCCGGCGCGGGACGGAGCGGCGTCAGGCGCGGGACGAACAGCCGGCCGTCGCGCACGGCCGCCTCGGGCTCCGCAGTGGGTACGACGCCGCCGTGCTCGTCGAGGTCGAGCAGGGCGAACCTGCCCGGGTGTTCGACCTCGGCCGAGCGGACCAGGCCCCACACCGCGGCCGCGGCGGGATCGGTCTCGGACCGCCGGGTCACGAACACCAGGCGCGAGTCGGTGAACCGCTCCTCGGCGAGCCAGCCCTGGACGGTCTCCAGGACGGCGTGGGTCGTCGCGCGCACCCGCTGCGGCTGGTAGCCCTCCGTGGGGGCGACGGGGACGTACACCGCGTCGGGCACCGGCGCGCCGCTGTCGACGGCGGCCCGCAGCGCGTCGAGGTCGGGGTGGTGGGGTACGGCCGCGGGGTCGAGGCCGAGGTGGCGGGGGTCCAGGTGCTCGGAGGCGAGGACGGCCCGGTTGGCGTGGGCGTGCGCGGGGGTGCCGGTGGCGGGGGTCCAGTGCAGGCCGAGGAGGGTGCCGGTCGCGGCGGTGGCGCTCATCGGGCGGGACACCAGGGCGCCGACCGTCGCCACGGGGGCTCCGGTGCCGTCGGCCACGTCCAGGGTGAGCGCGTCGGTGCCGTGCGGGGCGATCCGCACGCGCAGGGTGGCCGCGCCCGCCGCGTGCAGCGCGACGTTCGTCCACGCGAACGGCAACCGGGGCGCGCCGGGTTCGTCGTCGAGGATCACGGCGTGCAGCGCGGCGTCGAGCAGCGCGGGGTGCAGCCCGTAGGTGCCGACGTCGGTCAGCGCGGAGGGTGCCGCCACCTCGGCGAACACCTCGGCGCCGCGCCGCCACACCGCGCGCAGGCCGCGGAAGGCGGACCCGTACTCGTAGCCGCGTTCGGCGAGCCGGTCGTACCAGCCGGTCAGGTCGACAGCGGTGGCTCCGATGGGCGGCCAGGCCGCCAGATCGGCGATCCGCGGCGCGGTGGTCTCGCCGGTCTCGGCGTTCTGGGGGGCCAGGACGCCGCCGCCGTGCCGCGTCCACTCGGCGTCGAGAGGAGCGTCCTCGGGACGCGAGAACACCGAGACGGTACGGCGGCCGGTGGGGTCCGGGGCCGTGACGGTGATGTGCAGGACGACGGCGTCATGGCCGCGCCGCAGCTCCAGCGGGTGCTCCAGCGTGAGTTCCTCCAGGGCGGTGCAGCCCGTCTCCTCGCCCGCCGCGAGGACGGCCTCGACGAAAGCGGTTCCGGGCAGCAGGACCGTGCCGTTGACGGCGTGGTCGGCCAGCCAGGGGTGCGTACGCGGCGAGACGGTGCCGGTCAGGGTCACGTCGCCGGTGCCAGGCGCGGGCAGGGCGAGGCCCGCCAGAGGGTGCCCGGCGTTCTGCCCGGTGGCGGCCGGCGTGGGTGCGGTGAGCCAGTAGCGGCGCCGCTGAAAGGCGTACGTCGGAAGGTCCACGCGGCTGGCTCGGCAGCCGGCGAAGACGGCCTCCCAGTCCACGTGGCTGCCGCGCGCGTGGACGCGACCGAGAGCGGACAGAACGGTCGCGGCCTCGGGGCGGCCCCGGCGCAGGGCGGGCATGAGGACGGCGGCGTCCGGGTCGGCGAGGGCGTCCTGGCCCATGCCAGCCAGCACGGCGTCCGAGCCCACCTCGAGGAAGGTGGTGGCGCCGGCGTCTTCGAGGGTGCGCATCGCGTCGGCGAACTGCACCGCCTCGCGCACGTGCCGCACCCAGTACTCCGGGGAGCACAGCTCGTCGGCGCCCACAGCTCGTCCGGTGAG
This sequence is a window from Streptomyces sp. NBC_01217. Protein-coding genes within it:
- a CDS encoding type I polyketide synthase; this encodes MSSSPGNVVPGPALRDRLAGLPTPEQDRVLQDLVRTRALAALSAARPDAPSRLDAGKPLLDAGFDSLAMVDLHARLTEATGVALPVTVAFDHPTVEALARYLRTEALGLADEDADAAEWSRTAPAAARRADDEPIAIVGIGCRFPGGADSPDRLWQLVADGADVISEIPTDRGWDVEKLFDLDSVEPGTSISRHGGFLHEAPEFDNGLFGIGPREALAMDPQQRLVLETAWEAVERAGMDPTALRGTRSGVFIGAEPLEYGPRVHEAPEGLDGYLLTGNAPSVVSGRVAYTLGLEGPAITVDTACSGSLVALHLARRSLLSGECSLALAGGVAVMGSPGTFTAFSTLQVVSPSGRCRAFAADADGTGFGEGVGIVVLERLSDAVRNGHPVLAVVRGSAINQDGASAGLAAPNGPSQRRVIESALADAGLTPADVDVVEAHGSGTVLGDTIEAQAVMAAYGHGHSPEQPLWLGSVKSNIGHAQAAAGAAGLIKMVMAIRQGVLPRTLHADRPTSRVDWSAGTVRLLTKAQDWRRDDQPRRAGVSSFGVSGTNAHVIVEQAPAVEQAPAAEETQAPADALPRTPVPFVLSGSGEAALHAQAQRLHDHVIEHPDLAPVDLAYSLATSRAALERRAVVVADDRDALLRALSGLAAGDTPAEVVRDAALGGKLALLFTGQGSQRLGMGRELHDAYPAYADALDEACSYLDLQLDLPLRDVLFAPEGSAEAALLDRTDYAQGAVFVTEVALYRLLESWGVRPDFLAGHSFGELAAAHVAGVWSLADAALLVGARGRIVSQLPSGGAMVALEAGKEEALELIAGREERIGIAAVNGPMAVVVSGDEDIALEIAETIRSRGRRAKRLQISHAFHSPHVEPALAEFRRMAQALTYSPPRLPLVSTLTGRAVGADELCSPEYWVRHVREAVQFADAMRTLEDAGATTFLEVGSDAVLAGMGQDALADPDAAVLMPALRRGRPEAATVLSALGRVHARGSHVDWEAVFAGCRASRVDLPTYAFQRRRYWLTAPTPAATGQNAGHPLAGLALPAPGTGDVTLTGTVSPRTHPWLADHAVNGTVLLPGTAFVEAVLAAGEETGCTALEELTLEHPLELRRGHDAVVLHITVTAPDPTGRRTVSVFSRPEDAPLDAEWTRHGGGVLAPQNAETGETTAPRIADLAAWPPIGATAVDLTGWYDRLAERGYEYGSAFRGLRAVWRRGAEVFAEVAAPSALTDVGTYGLHPALLDAALHAVILDDEPGAPRLPFAWTNVALHAAGAATLRVRIAPHGTDALTLDVADGTGAPVATVGALVSRPMSATAATGTLLGLHWTPATGTPAHAHANRAVLASEHLDPRHLGLDPAAVPHHPDLDALRAAVDSGAPVPDAVYVPVAPTEGYQPQRVRATTHAVLETVQGWLAEERFTDSRLVFVTRRSETDPAAAAVWGLVRSAEVEHPGRFALLDLDEHGGVVPTAEPEAAVRDGRLFVPRLTPLRPAPAPAPWSADGTVLVTGGTGGLGGLVARHLTSRHGVRHLLLAGRRGADAPGTAELRADLAESGAEVTFAACDVADREALARLLAGIPAEHPLTGIVHTAAVLDDGVITALTPERLDTVLRPKADAAWHLHDLTQDLDLRAFVLFSSSAGLVDAAGQGNYAAANTFLDALAALRHAQGRPATSLAWGLWTGDAGLGSLLSPADLARIERSGLAPLSPQESLALFDTAVAGDVAAAVPTRLDMVALRGRGEAVPPVLRGLVRPVRRTVSASAPADLPAARTADAPAATAAGRFAGLAAAEREHALLDLVRTHTAAVLGHDGPTAVEPRRAFTDAGFDSLAAVELRNRLNSATGLRLPATLVFDHPSPRAVADFLDERLAGPAATPAPAPRTAPAATPVTDDDPIAIVSISCRYPGGVTTPEELWQIIAEGRDVIADFPEDRGWHTGKIYDPDPGRPGHTYTRKGGFLYDAADFDPDFFGISPREALAMDPQQRIVLELAWEALERAGIDPASARHSQTGVFTGVMTHEYATRLTHVPSDMEGFIGNGSLGSVVSGRIAYVLGLEGPAVTIDTACSSSLVALHWAAHALRTGECSLALAGGVTVMSTPDTFIDFSRQRGLSADGRCKPFAAAADGTGWGEGAALLLLERLSDARRNGHPVLGVVRGSAINQDGASNGLTAPNGLSQQRVVRQALAGAGLKAAQVDAVEGHGTGTRLGDPIEAQALLAAYGQDRPQDKPLWLGSVKSNMGHTQAAAGVAGVIKMVMAMRHGVLPKTLHVDAPTPHVDWSAGAVKLLEEARPWERSAEPRRAGVSSFGISGTNAHVIVEEAPDAAPTAPARPATATGEGRAAGREVMPFVLSAHDAPALRAQAARLSALLRERPKTPLADVAYSLATTRAALTHRAAVVTGDRDDLIQALENLTTSDGTHPCAVRGTAAEGRFAVLFAGQGSQRPGAGRELYDAYPVYARALDETCEALDRWLDRPLLRVLFAEPGSEEAALLDRTRYTQCALFAVEVALYRLAESWGLRPDHLAGHSVGELAAAHVAGVFSLDDAATLVAARGRLMQELPAGGAMAAVAATEAEVLPTLAPFGKRVCVAAVNGPTSVVVSGEEAAVQAVTDLWAERGRRTKRLRVSHAFHSALMEPMLTEFAEIAAKLGYHEPHTSVVSTVTGEPAPEMATPVYWVRQAREAVRFHDAVRWLEGDGVTGYLELGPDTVLCAMAREGLTGTAELAPALRAGRPEVTNVTTALTRLFVRGIAPRWTDVFAGTGAERTDLPTYAFQRTRYWLDADTPAGDVEAAGLTSAEHPLAGVLVELPDTDRIVLTGRLSTAVHPWLADHTVLGTVVLPGAALAELAIRAGDATGCGLVEELTLHTALTLTEGRDLRVVVDEPDGTGRRMLTVHSRPEQAPAKAPWTKHATGTLTAQGTAADFDLAHWPVPGADSVDLSGFYARMSHTGLEYGPAFRGLRAAWRRGDEVFAEVTLPDGVTDADRYGLHPALLDAALQATALLEPDSGTATMPFAWSGLALHATGAGVLRVRLARTSSGAFTLAVADGSGAPVASVASVVTRPASAAGLSAGSAALGGVLLGMEWHTPAETAAPTPAPDRRLAVLGEHRLGLDGVPRYADVTELTAALDAGVAVPDVVFHATATASAAATAPTAGRREPDMPARVRSTTEAVLALVREWAADERLAGSRLVLATRGAVQTGTEQVDPAQAAVWGLVRAAQAEHPGRFALLDMEEGALPTAPDAPEAAVRSGETIVPRLVAARAGAVADPRWSADGTVLVTGGIGGLGGLVARHLVTRHGVRHLLLVGRRGAKTPGAADLCAELEAAGAEVTMVACDVADRDALAGVLADVPARHPLTAVVHAAGVTDDGVVAALDAGRLDTVLRPKADGAWNLHELTQDTGLSAFILFSSTAGILEPAGQGNYAAANAFLDALAVWRRAQGLPARSLAWGLWSGEVGMGGALGAADLSRIARSGLTPLTPEESLALFDAAVARDDLGVVVPTRVDIAALAAAGDRAPALLRGFVPAAAAPVRRVAVDAEPDTQTLEQRLAAMPSDERMPALVDLVCAEVAAVLGHIKPGVVDAERSFQDAGFDSLTGLELRNRLNTVTGVRLPATLVFDHPSPTALAGHLLTELLVDADLHVDDEQTEPVTDRQRTARAAATAASDTAAAGPDAVNLDAMNLDDMVRMAMEMGENGDL